In Endozoicomonas sp. GU-1, one DNA window encodes the following:
- a CDS encoding ankyrin repeat domain-containing protein — MLSTIRVNVTVEIAHPSASGLKNGLKLNQPGHTGYFSGRGKTSVGSWGKKLPVMGKCPSCAYSGGVKLADRTTAEKRNMTSLLTNVMQQTSPGKETISNKVLLKRILLAGDPCSEIQLNTSLGFWQNFKQNGLVKKAVSDFFNNSTHDCFPDGSVCASLTQAERLLDTFVKTKSARRLYRKAVANNLVCLESLLRKAGVDINYQSLKSGNTPIMAAARAKHWEMVSLLLVKETCVDTHNKSDYHLLEIIFCARDKKKITDKQQYDLTLQVLRRQPNARIKVAQGKEEMLLALYAFKYAISEKNWELCDALLEQNECLVTELQQEPIRSKIIMDVVTGYYDRPRTTKYLANLTNSKGQPLLNLNCKTARGETLLMLALKKGKTQTVQSLLKTPGALQNINDTVYFQSRNPKRWSAYTYAHYYSNYYQNGFLLDELESRGASPRRAYFLKKRPSDNNHGHSNSFGVLVLDDGDCYGGGGGGSCDGGGGGSCDGGGDGGC; from the coding sequence ATGCTTTCAACCATAAGAGTAAATGTAACCGTAGAAATTGCGCATCCTTCAGCCTCTGGTTTGAAAAATGGATTGAAACTGAATCAACCCGGTCACACGGGTTATTTCTCGGGACGTGGAAAAACCAGCGTTGGCAGCTGGGGTAAAAAACTGCCAGTTATGGGAAAGTGTCCCTCTTGTGCTTATTCAGGGGGTGTTAAACTTGCTGATCGAACCACGGCTGAAAAAAGAAATATGACCTCCCTGCTCACAAATGTGATGCAGCAGACAAGTCCAGGAAAAGAAACGATCAGTAATAAAGTGCTGCTGAAAAGGATATTGCTCGCAGGAGATCCCTGCTCAGAAATTCAACTCAACACAAGTCTCGGTTTCTGGCAGAACTTCAAGCAGAATGGATTGGTAAAAAAAGCAGTGAGTGATTTCTTCAACAATTCAACCCATGATTGTTTTCCTGATGGCTCAGTTTGCGCTTCACTGACACAAGCCGAACGGCTTCTGGATACGTTTGTCAAGACGAAATCTGCTCGAAGGTTGTATAGAAAAGCCGTTGCGAATAATCTGGTGTGCCTTGAAAGTCTTTTGAGAAAGGCGGGTGTTGATATCAATTATCAAAGCCTTAAAAGTGGTAACACACCAATAATGGCCGCAGCCCGGGCAAAACACTGGGAAATGGTTAGTTTATTGCTCGTTAAAGAAACCTGCGTGGATACACACAACAAATCTGATTATCATTTATTGGAAATAATTTTTTGTGCCAGGGATAAGAAAAAGATTACCGATAAGCAGCAATATGATCTTACTTTACAAGTGCTTCGGCGTCAGCCTAATGCCAGGATTAAGGTTGCACAAGGCAAGGAGGAAATGCTACTTGCCCTTTATGCCTTTAAATATGCAATCTCGGAAAAGAATTGGGAATTATGCGATGCTTTACTGGAACAAAACGAATGTCTGGTCACCGAATTACAACAAGAACCGATAAGATCCAAGATTATCATGGATGTAGTGACGGGCTATTATGATCGGCCAAGAACAACGAAGTATCTGGCTAATTTGACAAATAGTAAAGGGCAGCCATTGTTAAATCTCAACTGTAAGACAGCTCGTGGAGAAACGCTCCTGATGCTGGCATTAAAAAAAGGCAAAACCCAAACTGTGCAATCCCTTCTTAAGACCCCGGGTGCTTTGCAAAATATTAATGATACCGTCTATTTTCAATCAAGAAATCCTAAGAGGTGGTCAGCATATACTTATGCTCATTACTACAGTAACTACTATCAAAACGGCTTTCTCCTCGATGAGCTAGAGAGTCGTGGAGCATCGCCGAGACGTGCCTATTTTTTGAAAAAAAGACCATCAGATAATAACCATGGTCATTCCAACAGTTTCGGTGTCCTTGTCCTTGATGATGGTGATTGTTATGGCGGTGGCGGCGGTGGCAGCTGTGATGGCGGTGGCGGTGGCAGCTGTGATGGCGGTGGCGATGGAGGTTGTTAG